From the Caballeronia sp. NK8 genome, one window contains:
- the putA gene encoding trifunctional transcriptional regulator/proline dehydrogenase/L-glutamate gamma-semialdehyde dehydrogenase: MASTTLGVKVDDLLRSRLKDAATRLERTPHWLIKQAIFAYLERIEHGQLPPELSGANGSSEMSDAAPVDGDEDGALHPFLDFAQNVQPQSVLRAAITAAYRRPEPECVPFLIGQARLPATVSAETEKLATKLVEALRAKSSGGGVEGLIHEFSLSSQEGVALMCLAEALLRIPDRATRDALIRDKISKGDWKSHMGQAPSLFVNAATWGLMITGKLVTTNSETGLSSALTRLIGRGGEPLIRKGVDMAMRLMGEQFVTGETISEALANSRKYEARGFRYSYDMLGEAATTEEDAQRYYASYEQAIHAIGKAAGGRGIYEGPGISIKLSALHPRYSRSQQERTMNELLPRVRSLAQLARRYDIGLNIDAEEADRLEISLDLLEALCFDPELAGWNGIGFVVQGYQKRCPFVIDYLIDLARRSRHRLMIRLVKGAYWDTEIKRAQVDGLEGYPVYTRKIYTDISYLACAKKLLGAPDAVYPQFATHNAFTLSAIYHLAGQNYYPGQYEFQCLHGMGEPLYEEVTGRDKLNRPCRVYAPVGTHETLLAYLVRRLLENGANTSFVNRIADESIPVKELVRDPIDEAQEITPLGAPHAKIPLPRQLYGNERFNSMGLDLSNEHRLASLSSALLASAHHPWRAEPMLEGGDIANGVARDVRNPSDLRDLVGTVVEASPEQVSAAIANAVAAAPIWQATPVEDRADCLTRAADLLEAQMHTLMGLVVREAGKSLPNAIAEIREAIDFLRYYATQIRAEFSNDTHRPLGPVVCISPWNFPLAIFMGQVAAALAAGNPVLAKPAEQTPLIAAQAVRILREAGVPAGAVQLLPGNGETVGAALVADPRTRAVMFTGSTEVARLINKTLSERLDPDGRPIPLIAETGGQNAMIVDSSALAEQVVADVLQSSFDSAGQRCSALRVLCLQDDVADRTLEMLTGAMNQLAVGNPDRLSTDVGPVIDADAKRGIDAHIAGMRDKGRNVTQLPLPDNCAQGTFVPPTLIELDGIDELKREVFGPVLHVVRYRRSNLDKLLDQIRATGYGLTLGIHTRIDETIAHVIARAHVGNIYVNRNVIGAVVGVQPFGGEGLSGTGPKAGGALYLQRLLAKRPTGLPKSLASTLVVDQAASKDTPAAALTALRDWAIGERDPQTAARCDGYLQHVMAGATAVLNGPTGERNTYTLGARGTVLCVAATASGARAQLAAVLATGNRALFSGSAGEQLAASLPASLKPYVYVRKAAEDFDAVLFEGDSDELLSLVKEVAKRPGPIVSVQGVAAGAFADAGHDGEDYALERLLTERSVSVNTAAAGGNANLMTIG; the protein is encoded by the coding sequence ATGGCGAGCACAACCCTTGGCGTCAAAGTCGACGATCTCCTGCGTTCCCGGCTGAAAGATGCCGCGACGCGTCTCGAGCGCACTCCCCACTGGCTGATCAAGCAGGCGATCTTCGCCTACCTCGAGCGCATCGAGCACGGCCAGCTTCCGCCCGAGCTGTCGGGCGCGAACGGCTCGTCCGAAATGTCCGACGCCGCGCCCGTCGACGGCGACGAAGACGGCGCGCTTCATCCCTTCCTCGATTTCGCGCAGAACGTGCAGCCGCAATCCGTGCTGCGCGCGGCGATCACGGCGGCGTATCGCCGGCCGGAGCCGGAGTGCGTGCCGTTCCTGATCGGTCAGGCGCGTCTGCCTGCGACCGTCTCCGCCGAAACCGAAAAGCTCGCGACGAAGCTCGTCGAAGCGCTGCGCGCGAAGAGTTCGGGCGGCGGCGTCGAAGGGCTGATCCACGAGTTCTCGCTGTCGAGCCAGGAAGGCGTCGCGCTGATGTGTCTCGCCGAAGCGCTGCTGCGCATTCCCGACCGCGCCACGCGCGACGCGCTGATCCGCGACAAGATCAGCAAGGGCGACTGGAAATCGCACATGGGTCAGGCGCCGTCGCTGTTCGTGAACGCGGCGACGTGGGGCCTGATGATTACCGGCAAGCTCGTGACGACGAACAGCGAGACGGGTCTGTCGTCCGCGTTGACGCGTCTGATAGGTCGGGGCGGCGAGCCGCTGATCCGCAAGGGCGTCGACATGGCGATGCGCCTGATGGGCGAGCAGTTCGTCACCGGCGAAACGATTTCCGAAGCGCTCGCGAACAGCCGCAAGTACGAGGCGCGCGGCTTCCGCTATTCCTACGACATGCTCGGAGAAGCCGCGACGACCGAGGAAGACGCGCAGCGCTACTACGCGTCCTACGAGCAGGCGATTCACGCGATCGGCAAGGCGGCCGGCGGACGCGGCATCTACGAAGGCCCGGGCATTTCGATCAAATTGTCCGCGCTGCATCCGCGCTATTCGCGCTCGCAGCAGGAACGCACGATGAACGAGCTGCTGCCGCGCGTGCGCTCGCTCGCGCAACTGGCGCGCCGTTATGACATCGGCTTGAACATCGACGCGGAGGAAGCCGACCGCCTCGAAATCTCGCTCGACCTGCTCGAAGCCCTCTGTTTCGATCCGGAACTGGCGGGCTGGAACGGCATCGGTTTCGTGGTGCAGGGTTATCAGAAGCGCTGCCCGTTCGTCATCGACTATCTGATCGATCTCGCGCGCCGCAGTCGTCATCGTTTGATGATTCGTCTCGTGAAGGGCGCGTACTGGGATACGGAAATCAAGCGCGCGCAGGTCGATGGCCTCGAAGGTTATCCGGTCTACACGCGCAAGATCTACACGGACATCTCGTACCTCGCGTGCGCGAAGAAACTGCTCGGCGCGCCCGATGCCGTCTACCCGCAATTCGCGACGCACAACGCATTCACGCTGTCCGCGATCTATCACCTCGCGGGACAGAACTACTATCCCGGCCAGTACGAGTTCCAGTGCCTGCACGGCATGGGCGAGCCGCTCTACGAAGAAGTGACCGGCCGCGACAAGCTGAACCGTCCGTGCCGCGTGTATGCGCCGGTCGGCACGCACGAAACGCTGCTCGCGTATCTCGTGCGCCGGCTGCTGGAGAACGGCGCGAACACGTCGTTCGTGAATCGCATCGCCGATGAATCCATTCCGGTGAAGGAACTCGTGCGCGATCCAATCGACGAAGCGCAGGAGATCACGCCGCTCGGCGCGCCGCACGCGAAGATTCCGCTGCCGCGTCAGCTTTACGGCAACGAGCGCTTCAACTCGATGGGCCTCGATCTGTCGAACGAGCATCGTCTGGCGTCGCTGTCGTCGGCGTTGCTGGCGAGCGCGCATCATCCGTGGCGCGCCGAACCGATGCTTGAAGGCGGCGACATTGCCAACGGCGTCGCGCGCGATGTGCGCAATCCATCGGATCTGCGCGATCTCGTCGGCACGGTCGTGGAAGCGTCACCGGAACAGGTGAGCGCCGCGATTGCGAACGCGGTGGCCGCCGCGCCGATCTGGCAGGCGACGCCCGTCGAAGATCGCGCCGATTGCCTCACGCGCGCCGCCGATCTGCTCGAAGCGCAGATGCACACGCTGATGGGCCTCGTCGTGCGCGAGGCGGGCAAGTCGCTGCCCAACGCCATCGCGGAAATTCGCGAGGCCATCGACTTCCTGCGTTACTACGCGACGCAGATTCGCGCCGAATTCTCGAACGACACGCATCGCCCGCTCGGTCCGGTCGTGTGTATCAGCCCGTGGAATTTCCCGCTCGCGATCTTCATGGGGCAGGTCGCCGCCGCGCTCGCCGCTGGCAATCCGGTGCTCGCGAAGCCGGCTGAACAGACGCCGCTGATCGCCGCGCAAGCCGTGCGGATTCTGCGCGAAGCGGGCGTGCCGGCAGGCGCGGTGCAACTGCTGCCGGGCAATGGCGAAACCGTGGGCGCGGCGCTGGTCGCCGATCCGCGCACGCGCGCCGTCATGTTCACCGGCTCGACGGAAGTCGCGCGCCTCATCAACAAGACGCTCTCCGAGCGCCTCGATCCGGACGGCCGCCCGATTCCGCTGATCGCCGAAACCGGCGGCCAGAACGCGATGATCGTCGATTCGTCCGCGCTCGCGGAGCAGGTCGTCGCGGACGTGCTGCAGTCGTCGTTCGATTCGGCCGGCCAGCGCTGCTCGGCGCTGCGCGTGCTGTGCCTGCAGGACGATGTCGCCGACCGCACGCTCGAAATGCTGACCGGCGCGATGAATCAGCTCGCGGTCGGCAATCCGGATCGCCTGTCGACCGACGTCGGCCCGGTGATCGACGCGGACGCGAAGCGCGGCATCGACGCGCACATCGCCGGCATGCGCGACAAGGGCCGCAACGTGACGCAACTGCCGCTGCCCGACAACTGCGCGCAAGGCACGTTCGTGCCGCCGACGCTCATCGAGCTCGACGGCATCGACGAACTGAAGCGCGAAGTGTTCGGCCCGGTGCTTCACGTGGTGCGTTATCGCCGTTCGAACCTTGATAAACTCCTCGACCAAATTCGCGCGACCGGGTACGGGCTCACGCTCGGCATCCATACACGCATCGACGAAACCATCGCGCATGTGATCGCGCGGGCGCACGTGGGCAACATCTACGTGAACCGCAATGTGATCGGCGCGGTCGTCGGGGTTCAGCCGTTCGGCGGCGAAGGGCTGTCGGGCACGGGTCCGAAGGCGGGTGGCGCGCTGTATTTGCAGCGGCTGCTGGCCAAGCGCCCGACCGGTTTGCCGAAGTCGCTCGCGAGCACGCTCGTGGTGGATCAGGCCGCGTCGAAGGACACGCCCGCCGCGGCGCTCACCGCGTTGCGCGACTGGGCGATCGGCGAACGCGATCCGCAGACGGCCGCGCGCTGCGATGGCTATCTGCAACACGTAATGGCGGGCGCGACGGCGGTGCTGAACGGCCCGACCGGCGAGCGCAACACCTATACGCTCGGCGCGCGCGGCACGGTGCTGTGCGTGGCCGCGACGGCGAGCGGTGCGCGCGCGCAACTGGCCGCCGTGCTCGCGACGGGCAACCGCGCGTTGTTCAGCGGATCGGCGGGCGAGCAGCTGGCGGCGTCGCTGCCGGCGTCGCTGAAGCCTTATGTTTATGTGCGCAAGGCGGCGGAGGACTTCGACGCCGTGCTGTTCGAGGGCGACAGCGATGAACTGCTGTCGCTCGTGAAGGAAGTCGCGAAGCGCCCGGGGCCGATCGTATCGGTGCAGGGTGTGGCGGCGGGGGCATTCGCCGACGCTGGCCACGACGGCGAGGACTACGCGCTCGAACGTCTGCTGACGGAACGCTCGGTGAGCGTGAACACGGCGGCGGCGGGCGGTAATGCGAATTTGATGACGATCGGTTGA
- a CDS encoding primosomal protein N', producing MIDLFVRVAVDQPMPVLFDYRYTLEQTPAIGMLVRVPFGRREIVGLICEITPTSDVPADKLRAVTGICERCAPLSEAWIALASFAADYYQRGLGEVALPALPQALRDASRWDRLFAVEPRYRLLPEGRVHLPDALPARASALRRLADALAEQPWLALSDARALHPKASATFDDWLARGWIEAVTENVTVSGVTAPTGAASLPVLTGEQRDAVEAISGAQGFAPFLLHGVTGSGKTEVYLHALAALLAARPDAQALVLVPEINLTPQFEAAFRARFAALAEGSIVTMHSGLAEGERARNWLAAHTGSARIVLGTRLAILASMPTLAIIVVDEEHDPAYKQQEGLRYSARDLAIYRAKQLDIPVVLGSATPSLETWWQAEQGRYTRLTLSRRAVAEAALPSVKLIDLEEERQRGRASVDGLAGPLIAALKTRLERGEQSLVFLNRRGYAPILSCDACGWVAGCPRCSAYAVLHKPERALRCHHCGWESRIPKSCPDCGNIDIAPMGRGTQRVEETLASVVPGARVLRIDADSTRRKGSAQALFSDVHAGEVDILVGTQMIAKGHDFRRVTLVGVLNADTALFSHDFRASERLFAQLTQVSGRAGRAGLPGEVMIQTRYARHALYQALSRQDYVGFANSTLAERRDARLPPFVYQAMLRAEGRTLEAALGFLEQAAAAFAPLPGADRVTVYDAVPLTIVKVFNVHRAQLLLESASRAALQASLRAWQPVLRSLKGVLRWNVEVDPLDV from the coding sequence GTGATCGACCTCTTCGTCCGCGTGGCCGTCGATCAGCCCATGCCGGTGCTGTTCGACTATCGCTACACGCTGGAGCAGACACCGGCCATCGGCATGCTGGTGCGGGTGCCGTTCGGGCGGCGGGAAATCGTCGGACTGATCTGCGAAATCACCCCTACAAGTGACGTGCCTGCCGACAAACTGCGCGCCGTCACGGGGATCTGCGAGCGTTGCGCGCCGTTATCCGAAGCGTGGATCGCGCTTGCCAGCTTCGCCGCCGATTACTACCAGCGCGGTCTGGGCGAAGTCGCGTTGCCGGCGCTGCCTCAAGCGCTGCGCGATGCCTCGCGCTGGGATCGTCTTTTCGCCGTCGAGCCGCGTTATCGGCTATTGCCGGAAGGGCGCGTGCATCTGCCGGACGCGTTGCCCGCGCGCGCAAGCGCCCTGCGCCGTCTCGCCGATGCGCTCGCCGAACAACCGTGGCTCGCCTTGTCCGATGCGCGCGCGCTGCATCCTAAAGCGAGCGCGACGTTCGACGACTGGCTCGCGCGCGGCTGGATCGAAGCAGTAACGGAAAACGTCACCGTATCCGGTGTCACCGCTCCGACCGGCGCCGCGTCTTTGCCGGTGCTGACCGGCGAACAGCGCGACGCCGTCGAGGCCATCTCCGGCGCGCAAGGTTTCGCGCCGTTCCTGCTCCACGGCGTGACGGGCAGCGGCAAGACCGAAGTCTATCTGCACGCGCTCGCCGCGCTGCTCGCCGCCCGCCCGGATGCGCAAGCGCTCGTTCTCGTTCCCGAAATCAACCTGACGCCGCAGTTCGAAGCCGCGTTCCGCGCGCGTTTCGCGGCGCTCGCGGAAGGCTCGATCGTCACGATGCACAGCGGCCTGGCCGAAGGCGAGCGCGCGCGCAACTGGCTCGCGGCGCATACCGGCAGCGCGCGCATCGTGCTTGGCACGCGCCTCGCGATTCTCGCGTCGATGCCGACGCTCGCGATCATCGTCGTCGATGAAGAACACGATCCCGCCTACAAGCAGCAGGAAGGCCTGCGCTACTCCGCGCGCGATCTGGCCATCTACCGCGCGAAGCAACTGGACATTCCCGTCGTGCTCGGATCGGCGACGCCGTCGCTCGAAACCTGGTGGCAGGCGGAGCAGGGCCGCTACACGCGGCTGACGCTCTCGCGCCGCGCCGTCGCCGAAGCGGCGCTGCCGAGCGTGAAGCTCATCGATCTGGAAGAGGAAAGACAACGCGGCCGCGCGTCGGTGGACGGACTGGCGGGGCCGCTCATCGCCGCATTGAAGACGCGCCTCGAGCGCGGTGAGCAGAGTCTCGTGTTTCTGAACCGGCGCGGCTATGCGCCGATCCTCTCCTGCGACGCCTGCGGCTGGGTCGCGGGCTGCCCGCGCTGCAGCGCCTATGCCGTGCTGCACAAGCCCGAGCGCGCGCTGCGCTGTCATCACTGCGGATGGGAGTCGCGCATTCCGAAGTCGTGCCCGGACTGCGGCAACATCGATATCGCGCCGATGGGCCGCGGTACGCAACGTGTCGAGGAGACGCTCGCGAGCGTGGTGCCGGGCGCGCGCGTGCTGCGCATCGACGCCGACAGCACGCGCCGCAAGGGCAGCGCGCAGGCGCTCTTCTCCGACGTGCACGCGGGCGAGGTCGACATTCTCGTCGGTACGCAGATGATCGCGAAAGGCCACGACTTCCGGCGCGTGACGCTCGTGGGCGTGCTGAACGCCGATACCGCGCTGTTCTCGCACGACTTCCGCGCGAGCGAGCGGCTGTTCGCGCAACTGACGCAGGTGAGCGGACGCGCGGGGCGGGCGGGTTTGCCCGGCGAAGTGATGATCCAGACGCGTTATGCGCGCCACGCGCTGTATCAGGCGCTGTCGCGGCAAGACTACGTGGGTTTCGCCAATTCGACGCTCGCCGAGCGGCGCGACGCGCGCCTGCCGCCGTTCGTCTATCAGGCGATGCTGCGCGCCGAAGGCCGCACGCTGGAAGCCGCGCTCGGGTTCCTGGAGCAAGCGGCGGCGGCATTCGCGCCGCTACCGGGCGCGGACCGCGTGACGGTCTACGATGCGGTGCCGCTCACCATCGTAAAAGTGTTCAATGTCCACCGCGCGCAATTGCTGCTCGAAAGCGCGTCGCGTGCGGCGCTACAGGCGTCGCTGCGCGCGTGGCAGCCGGTGCTGCGCTCGCTCAAGGGCGTGCTGCGCTGGAACGTCGAAGTCGATCCGCTGGACGTCTGA